In Belonocnema kinseyi isolate 2016_QV_RU_SX_M_011 chromosome 4, B_treatae_v1, whole genome shotgun sequence, a single window of DNA contains:
- the LOC117171155 gene encoding ribonuclease H1-like: protein MPEDDQPPQSAPATALNPCFPSLCDKTTDVYVDGACIYNKAGEREGGIGVWFGYDHPWNVSQPATGRQMNNAAEIQAATIAARKASENGISKLRINTDSKFLIDSCDKWIPYWKANGWKTNNGKPVVNQTEFEELRKALEGLDVTWNHVPGHQGIESNEMADYLAQMGINRSNAAQDSERIPLKAIQERAEIQRSVNKFDRSLEDHQSYFWGKEELDEVHQDETFQTERTALTEGENEQELLNALKNMDLCTDIDDPPSARANAFLESFRGHLEVKDDSKPKDHIALGAEILPGTKNSGADKRSTIRFKNSPEIIESPIMDTQPSMRS from the coding sequence ATGCCTGAGGATGATCAACCACCTCAAAGTGCACCCGCAACTGCACTCAATCCATGCTTTCCAAGTCTATGTGATAAGACCACCGATGTATATGTAGACGGTGCGTGCATTTACAACAAAGCAGGAGAACGAGAAGGTGGGATAGGTGTGTGGTTCGGCTACGATCATCCATGGAACGTATCTCAACCCGCTACAGGGAGACAAATGAACAACGCCGCAGAAATCCAAGCCGCCACAATAGCTGCAAGAAAAGCAAGCGAAAATGGTATCAGCAAACTACGAATAAACACGGACTCAAAGTTCCTCATCGACAGTTGTGATAAATGGATCCCATACTGGAAAGCCAACGGATGGAAAACAAATAATGGTAAGCCTGTCGTTAATCAAACAGAGTTCGAAGAACTGAGAAAGGCACTAGAGGGCCTTGATGTGACCTGGAACCACGTCCCCGGTCACCAAGGGATCGAAAGCAATGAAATGGCTGATTACCTAGCGCAAATGGGAATCAACAGGAGCAATGCTGCCCAAGACTCAGAGAGAATACCACTCAAAGCTATACAAGAAAGAGCGGAGATTCAACGATCTGTCAATAAGTTCGACCGATCATTAGAGGATCATCAGTCCTATTTCTGGGGAAAGGAAGAACTCGACGAAGTCCACCAAGATGAAACATTTCAAACAGAACGCACCGCGTTAACGGAAGGAGAAAATGAACAAGAGTTACTAAATGCTTTGAAGAACATGGATCTATGCACTGACATTGACGATCCTCCTTCCGCTAGAGCAAACGCATTTCTAGAGTCTTTTCGTGGACACCTTGAAGTGAAGGACGATTCAAAGCCAAAGGATCATATTGCGCTAGGCGCAGAAATACTACCCGGAACAAAAAATTCCGGGGCGGACAAAAGGAGCACGATCCGGTTTAAAAACTCGCCCGAGATCATAGAGTCTCCCATTATGGATACCCAACCATCAATGAGGTCATGA